gcTCTGGCTCACAGCCTAaactcccccccccgcctctttcTCCCAGGATCCTCATGAACTCGGAGAAGCTCAAGTCTCGGATCACTGAAATCCACGACAGCAAGATGAAGCTGGAGCAGGACCTGAAGAAACAAGCCTCGGAGAACCGGGAGATCGACAAGCGCATGAACAGCCTCAAGCCAGACCTCATGCAGCTGCGCAAACTGCGGGACCAGTATTTGGTGTACGTGGTGCCTGCCCCCGCAGAGGGCTGGGACTggggccctgctgccccccccccagcctggcctggGAGCCAACTGGCTCCTTGAGGGCTTTGGGGCTTGTTGGACCGGCTTGTGGGCTGCTGGGTGCAGGAGAGAGCCCCGCAGTGCAGCCTCGGGGCACGGCGGTTTCTTCGAGGGGACGGCTGCTGCCCTCTGGTGATctcatgaggagcagctgagggaactggggggggtttagtctggaggaggctgaggggagacctcatggccctctacagctacctgaaaggagggtgcagagaggggggatgagtctcttgagccaaggaaccagcgccaggacaagagggaatggcctcaagctgcgccagggcagggtcagactggctcttaggaaggatttctttgcagaaggggctgttgggcgttggaatgggctgcccagggcagggggggagtccccatccctggaggggttgaagagtcgggttgacccagcgctgagggatctggtggagttgggaacggtcagggtgaggttcatggttggactggaggagcttcaagggctttcccAACCTGgctgattctgggattctgtcaTTGCTGCACGAGTGGGGTCTGGCCCGGCCGCCACAGGCCAGACACGCTGCCTGCGCTgagctctgcctctccttccccaggTGGCTGACGCAAAAGGGTGCCCGGCAGAAGAAAATCAACGAGTGGCTGGGCATCAAGAACGAGACGGAGGAGTGAGTGTCCCTGCTCGCGCGTTGTGGGATGGGGGGAGCTGCAGGAGCGTGGGACGCGCGGCTGGTTTTGCTGCGGGGCTGCAGGCAAGTCCTGTCTCCCTGCCCGGGAGCTGAGGACATCTTCCCTGCTGGAAGGGGTGATGAGGGTGGGAAAGGAGGTGTGGAGTCCACGTGCCCAAACCGAGGGGATCTGAGCCTGCCTCTGCTCGTTTGCAGCCAGTACTCCATGATGGATGACGAGGAGGAGCTGCCCCACCACGAGGAACGCACGTGGTACGTGGGGAAGATCAACCGCTTGCAGGCAGAAGAGATGCTGTGCGGCAAGCGGGACGGCACCTTCCTGATCCGCGAGAGCAGCCAGAAGGGATGCTACGCCTGCTCCGTGGTGTGAGTACCCCCAGGCAGAGCTGGCGGGGTGAGGGTGGCGCGGGCCGTGGTCCCGCCTCCCTCTGCCCTTCTCCAGTTTTGCTGGAGCCTGGCAGAGGTATCCCCAAGGTCTCCCgtcctcctcagctcctcctgccaGGGCCAGGTGTATTTCTGGGCTGCTTCGGTGAtgtccccagcctgctgctgaccCCCTTGTCTCCCCGGCAGGGTGGACGGTGACACCAAGCACTGCGTGATCTACAAAACGGCGACCGGCTACGGCTTCGCTGAACCCTACAACCTCTACGCCTCCCTCAAGGACCTGGTCTTGCACTACAAGCACACGTCCCTGGTGCAGCACAACGACTCCCTGAATGTCACGCTGGCTCACCCGGTCCTTTCCCAGCCACCAGCCAGATGAGCAGCCCATGCACAGCACAACAGCTGCCTTCAGCTTCTCCCCAGGGCGCTGCTTTCTGGCTCTGGACTCTTGCACCCTGTATAGTTGAGTCTCTGTGCTCCTGCCCCTCCAGAGCCTCTGAGATGTCTGTGACCGTTCCTGGTGTCCCTTTTGGTCAGTAGCTGAAACCCGTGTCTTGCTGATGGGACAAAAAGGCTGGGCTGTTGATTCCCAGTGGGCTCCAGCCTCTAGGAGGTGGGATCCAGTTGTGATTGAATTGCTGGGGGTgagcacagccccctccccttccccgaTAAGCAGGTCAGAGCCCCCTTCTTGCTGGCAGGTCGCCCCACTACGCATCACTGTAGAGCTTGGTTCCCGAGTCCTCGGTCACCGCCCCGGCCGagctctgctctgagcaaggGGCTCCCTGCCTGGATGccagagggaggcagaggaggaggaggctccGCTGAGCAGTTGAGCTTGTGCATCCTCCACTCTCGCTTCCCTCGGTGATCTCGCAGGCTGCGGTGGTGTCTGGTACGAGGGGTGCTGCTTTTCCGGTGCAGAGACTTGCTTAAAAAAGAGAAACCCCGTCCTCCGTGGGGCTTCTCGGCTGAGGTCTCCGCTCCGTGCCGTGCCCCACCTCACCGTTTTGTTCCCTAATGTTGTAACCACCTCTCGAGTGTTGCTGTCTGGGGAGGGAGGATCTGGTTAGCGATGAATCTCTCGCCTTCGTTGTGCCAACTAAGCTGTGAAATCCGTGTTGGTACCCGTGTTTTTTTCCCGGCAGAATCTATGGGATGCACAGCTCGTTGTTTCTGGCTGTCTTCAGTGAATCTCTGCAAACGTAACCTGTTGAAGCTAACTGTAGCTCTGTAAATATGGTTCTTTTCGTAATCGGCTGCTTACCTAGTACTGGTGTTTGCTGAACTCCCACTACGATATGCAAGCGCGTGGGCAGCAGCCGGCCAGGCTGTTGCAGACTCGGGTCCTACCGGCTgaagcaggagggagctggagtCCGACGCACGCTACGAGCCCTACGCAAAATGAAGGACCTGTCTGCTGCAGGAGGACGGTATCTCCGCTGGGCCAAGGGCCTTAGTGCATAGAAACGTATATGCATGATGTCGAACTATGTATGCAAAGCACTTATAATCACGAGTACTGTACGGGGACTTGGGGTGAAAGAGCTGGTGGTTGCGGTCGTGCTGCCCGTCGTGGCTGGCTGGCGCGGGCAGGGATTTGGTGTGTCTGAGTTCCGAGGGCTCGAGGGCAGCGGAGGTGGCCCTGGAAGAGCTTTAAAAGCCGGACCTGGGCTGAGAATTGAGGTCGTGGTGGCATTTTCTTGACTGGGTTATCCCGTCTGCCTGGCTTGAAGAAAGCATTAATTGTCCTCTTGATTTGCCGGAGAGGCTCCTTCCCTTCTGGAGGCTGCGTCCTCAGGACGGGCTGGTGGATGCTGTAGGTTTTGCCGCTTCTGTTTTGTGTTGCGACTCGCAGTTCTGCAGGGTGCTGtgtgctcctgctctgcctgcatccTGCCCTCGACGTGCCATCGGCGTCGGGGACGGtgccatccctcctcctcccccgctcAGCTTTGCTCCTCACCTCGCTCCGGGCCGCTCCCCGGATCCTTTTGGATCTGGGATTGCTGGAGCAAACGTCCCATTCCCGTTGCTTgtggcagctctgctgtgctcGACTGTACAGACCCCGTTCCCTGCTCTGCAtgcctcctccaggctgtgggtttttttggttctggTTTGTCAGTGTTTGGTGCTCTGGGTGCTGAACTGCCGCGGAAGGGGCAGGCGATGGGTCAGGGGAGCCGCGGAGAGGCTGCGTTTGACTTTGGGGATCACTTGAGAAAAGCTGTCAGGGATAATTAAGGGAATAATTTGGGCTTGGACACGTGAGGTGAGAGCACGTGGCAGTGGGGCAGGGAGGCCTGGGGCTCAGagctctctctgcagagaccCCCCCCAGGGTTTGTGGGGTGACCCTGGGGGTCGCACCAACACCCCAAAGCTTTCTGCCAGGCTCCCACGCGGGTCATGGCGGCACATTTTCAGCCTGGGGACTCTGCACTGGTCCTGCCTTGGTCCTGTGCTCGGCCCTGCGCCGCggggcaggctgcaggcaggtggGATCCTCCAGCCCCTCGCCCCACAGAGTCCACGtcctccccccaccaccccaccagcgtGAGCTCGGGGCTGGTcctgcctggggcgggggggggggggttgctcCTGGCTCGCTCCCAGCCCCGTCGAGCATCGGGGAGAGTCTCGGCTTCAAGCCGTCACCTGTCAACAGTTCGCTTGGTGCTCACCCCAGCTCCGCTGGCCGGGGAAATTCCAGCTTCTCTTGACAGCgggttttttttatccttttggcTGAATTTCTGCTCTTCTCCCCGCGCTGTCCCTTCCTGCCGCCCACTCGGAGCCTCTTCCTCCGCAGGAGCATGGGCAGCTCAGCGTGAGCACGGCGGGGGGGTCATGGTCACCCCTCTGCTTCTCCCAGCACTGCCCGTTCCTGCCCGTTCCTGCCTGCCAGCACCCATcaccgcggcccggccccggcagGGCTCTGCTCGAGGGTCCTGCGGACAACGAGGAGGAAAATGCCCTTCCCCAGCGCTGCCTTTCCCTGACGGTGCTTGTCTTGGCTCCCTGAAACGCAGCTTTTCCCCCGTCTCCCCCAGAGGTGGAAACCCAAGCCCtgagctccctgcctgcagcgcagctccccccctgccccccgctgccccccgaaTAAGCTGGTTGTGATTTGTCCTTTGATGCTTTCGCTCGCGCTTCGTGTTCACGCCGCCGGGTGAACCCGGTAACGATGTGTTTCGAGgctctgggctctgctttgctgcttgtGACCCCCCCCCAATTCCCCGTGAGCCCCCAACCGAGCTGCGCACCCGCATCCCGTGGCCGTTCCTGCTCTTGTCCCGCCATGTCCCGGCTCGGGATGCTCCACGtaaacccccccccccgagaGCTCTCGTGTCACCGGAGGCTTTGTGCTCGGAGAGGATGCGGCGGCTGCGTAATTTTAGTTCCTAGGTATATGCAATAATAAGTAACTCGCCACTTCAGCTGTTTGTTACCAGCAGTAGTTCTCTCTATGCTCTTTCTGTTGATGTTTACTAATGTAAACCCAGTATTTGTTACTGTAAGAGGATTTTTGTACGgtacttcaaaaaaacccacaaaaacaaacaaacaaaaaaaaagaaataaacagaattaaTTGAAACGGCTGTGGGGATTTCTGTGGGAGGGGTGTCACGCTGGGGGAGCGGAGGCGGGAGGCTCTTGGGGCTGTGCCCCAGCTCCTGGGCTGGGTGCAGGATGTGACCCATCGCCCGGCTGGTGCGGGGCTGGGCCAGGAcgctgcagggctggggccagCCCCGGGCTCACCGGCTGGGCAAGCGAGGAGGCGGCAGCCGAGCCCAAAGCGGCAAGAAACAGCCGGAAACAGCAGCTATAAACAGCGGGGGAAGTACGAGGTTCCTCCATGAAATGAGCCTGGGGGGTGTTTTGGGCAGCACCCCCTGCCCGCACCTGGAGCTGCCAGTCTGGGGGGGCTTCGgcaccagcacccagccccgGGGGGCTCCGCGGGGGCTCAGCGGGGAGCGGGAGACGCCAAGCGTGAGCTGCTCAGGGTTGGGTTTCTGTCCCCGACCTGTCACAACCTGTGGGGAAGCAGCAGACGCTGGCGGGACTGGGGCGAGGGACTGTGACCACAAAGCCCCGATTCGGGGCTGCGGCCCCCGGCAGGACAACGGGGCCGAGGTGGCCGGAGCCAGGCGGCCCCGCGTGAGTCAGCAGCGTCGGCGTCACATGAGGAGGCCGGTTGAACGGGGCAGGAAGGGCGCGCGGAGGCGGGCGCAGCCGGGCTTTAAAAGTCCTCGCGCGGACGGGTTCGCCTCCACGCCACCCCACCATCCCCATGGCGGTGCCGCTGGCTCTCCTGGCGCTGGTGGCCCTGCTGGCCCCGGGGCTCGGGGTGGCCTTCCCCAGCTGTGACTACCCGGTCCACCAATGGTGCAGCTCGCGGGAGATCGCCGTCGCCTGCCAGGTCAGAGCCGCCGGTGCCAGGGCTGCGCTGCCACCCGCCCGCGCTGGCAGCCAACACAGGGCACAGCCACCCCCGGCCTGCGGGGACACGTCCCGCCAAAACGGCACAcacgtggggctgggggcttgcCCGGCCAACGGGGATGGGGGATGCAGGGGACGGTGTCGCGGCATCACCCGGCCGCGGTACCCGGTGCCAGCGCGGGCTCTGAGCATCCCTGCGGCGCAGGCTGGTGTGTTGTGGGGATGCTCAGAGCCCCCGTGCCACGCTGGCACCACAGCGCTCCCCGGCATCCCCGAGGGAAGCACCATGCTGCAGCCGGACCCCAACCCTTCCCCAGGCGCTGCtgacacttctgctttttcagcatAAAACAGCTTTTTGGCTTATTCCGCCCTGAACATCCCTGGACAGTGACACGGCTGCAACGGCGGGTCCGGCTGCAGCCACCACTtggtggtgggtgctgggctgtACCCCCCACCCAGGCACATCCTGCCCTTGCCGGAGATGTTTTCCCCCGAAATATTTTGGGGAAGTTCCCGTGGAAAGCCCCAATTCTGCATGCTGACAGCGCACAGGatcctgcagctgcaggaggcCCCTGGCAGCTCTCACTTCCCCCCTGGCCCCACACACCCCCTcatctccctcctgccccacaatCCCAGGAGCTTTGCCCCATCCCCTGCTAatatggcgggggggggggatctgcATCCACACCCCCCCACCTCTGTGCCCCGAAACCTTCCCGCGTGCAGGCAGAGAGCCTCTGTGCCAACCTCTCGCGCCCGACGGCCGCTCCCGTGGAGGTGAGCCTGTTCTATGAGAGCCTGTGCCCGGCGTGTCGCGGGTTCCTGGTCCAGGAGCTCTTCACCGCCTGGCTGGTGCTGCCCGACGAGGCCCTGAGCGTCACCCTGGTGCCTTACGGCAACGCCAAGGTAGGAACCGGGCCGAGCTGGTGCCGCGGGCGCTCGCCCCGGTGCCACCGGCCCCGCTCAGACCGGTTGTTCCTGCCAGGAGAAGAATGTCAGTGGGAAGTGGAACTTCCAGTGCCAGCACGGCCCCGAGGAGTGTTTGGGCAACATGATCGAGGTGACGGTGACAGTCCCCGTCCCCACAGTGCCACACAGGGTGGGGGTGTGTCTGGCAGCCCCTCACCGCCCACCTTGTCCCCATAGACCTGCCTGATGCACGAAGCCAAGAACTTCAGCACCTACTTCCCCGTCATCTTCTGCCTGGAGTCAGGCAGCTCCGTCACCAAGAACCTGGAGGCCGTATGTCCCCATCCCCCGCGCCCCGCCGTGgggatgtccctgtccccctgacCTCCCCGCAtgtccctgcccccccccttctccccgcaGTGCCTGCAGGTCTACGCCCCGCAGCTGGACGGGGGCCGCATCGCCGCCTGCGTGCAGGGGGACACGGGGGCCGCCCTGATGCACCGTAACGCCCAGCTGACCGAGGCGCTCGACCCCCCGCACCAATACGTGCCCTGGATCGTCATCAACGGGGTATGGCAGGCGGGGGGGACATGACACTGGGGGTGCCGGGTAGGACCGAGGGGACGCCCCTGACCCGCCCcatctctcttccccccccccaacagaaGCACACGGACGAGCTGCAGGCGCAGGCCGAGGCCTCGCTGCTGGGGCTGATCTGCCGCCTCTACCAGGTGGGATTTGGGGacggggtggggctgggggacacgtccctgtccccgtccctgtccctgccggggCTCTACCGGCTGCTCTCTGGCAGGGGGAGAAGCCCGAAGCTTGTGGTGGCTCGGGGGCCCCAAAGGCCCCAAAGGCCCCGAAGGCCCCGAAGGCCCTGGCCCGCTGCAGGCGCTGAGGGACGGCGTGGGAGAACCGAGCAAGCAGTGAATAAAAAGGATGGTTTTAGCGGAAAAACAAGAGGCTCCGGAGTGGTGTGTGGagtggggggagcggggagcgggcggcCTGTGCCCCGCAGGAGGCCGCCGGGAGCTGGGGCCCCGCGGTAACGCTGCTGCCTCGGTAGGTGTCATGGCGGCCGCCTGCGCCTCGGTAGGTGTCATGGCGTCCTCCTGTGCCTCGGTAGATGTCATGGCGGCCGCCTGCGCCACGGTAGATGTCATGGCGGCCGCTGGAAGCGGAAGTCGCTCCGTCACGTGACGCGGCCCCTCTTCCGCGTGCCGGTGGCGGAAGCGCGCGGCGGTGAGCGGGGGGatgggcacggggggggggggcggtggtgaGGGGAGAGGGTCAGCGGGTgggactgggaggactgggagcacagcagaggggactggggggcacGGGGGAGTGAATGGGGAGGGGCAGGAATAACTGGAGTGACTGGGGGCGTCCCGCAGgggaactggggggactgggggtgtaagggggactgggaggcactggcgCGACAGGGGGGACGGGGGGCACAGCAGGAGTAATGGGgcactggggaaactgagggGCACAGCATGGGTGAGTGAGGGGCACAGGGAACTGGGCGGCACGGCAGTGctaactgggggaactgggggacACAGCatgggggaactggggggcacAGCATGGGGaactggggggcagaggggaactGGGGGCACAGCATGGGGGAACTGGGGGCAACAGGGaactggggggcagaggggaactGGGGGCACAGCATGGGGGAACTGGGGGACAGAGGGGAACTGGGGGCAGCGGGGAACTGGGGGGCACAGCATGGGGGAACTGGGGGTCAGAGGGGAACTGGGGACAGAGGGGAACTGGGGGCACAGCATGGGGAaactggggggcagaggggaactggggacagaggggaactgggggcacagcagtgctAACTGGGGAAACTGGGAAACACAGCATGGATAACTGGGGGACACATGGGGCACACAGCAGTGCTAACTGAGGACTGCAGCATGgggaactggggggcactggggcaccTGGGGGGTCCAGCAGCACAAACTGGGGGTACAGTATGAATAACAGGGGGGACACAGGAGTGACTGGGGGGCACGGGGTGATGGGGGGGTGTTATGTGTaacgggggggggcggggggtccATCCCCACTGACCCCAGTGgcagggggggggcaggggggggccagggggggtgtgtgtctgccCACAGGATGCTGACATGGGGCCA
The Strix uralensis isolate ZFMK-TIS-50842 chromosome 27, bStrUra1, whole genome shotgun sequence DNA segment above includes these coding regions:
- the IFI30 gene encoding gamma-interferon-inducible lysosomal thiol reductase, which produces MAVPLALLALVALLAPGLGVAFPSCDYPVHQWCSSREIAVACQAESLCANLSRPTAAPVEVSLFYESLCPACRGFLVQELFTAWLVLPDEALSVTLVPYGNAKEKNVSGKWNFQCQHGPEECLGNMIETCLMHEAKNFSTYFPVIFCLESGSSVTKNLEACLQVYAPQLDGGRIAACVQGDTGAALMHRNAQLTEALDPPHQYVPWIVINGKHTDELQAQAEASLLGLICRLYQGEKPEACGGSGAPKAPKAPKAPKALARCRR